In Rissa tridactyla isolate bRisTri1 chromosome 8, bRisTri1.patW.cur.20221130, whole genome shotgun sequence, one genomic interval encodes:
- the TMED5 gene encoding transmembrane emp24 domain-containing protein 5 produces MVPVPWPGLLLGCLGLFLSPQAAAAEFSPSLDSDFTFTLPAGRRECFYQPMRKEASLELEYQVLDGAGLDVDFHLLSPKGETLVFDERKSDGVHTVETEDGDYMFCFDNTFSTISEKVIFFELILDNMGDDGQDQEDWKKYVTGTDLLDMKLEDILESINSVKARLSKSVQIQTLLRAFEARDRNIQESNFDRVNFWSMVNLGVMVVVSAVQVYMLKSLFEDKRKSRT; encoded by the exons ATGGTGCCGGTACCGTGGCCCGGGTTGCTTCTCGGGTGTTTGGGGCTGTTCCTGTCGCCGCAAGCCGCCGCCGCCGAGTTCAGCCCTTCCCTAGACAGCGACTTCACCTTCACACTTCCCGCCGGTCGCAGGGAGTGCTTCTACCAGCCCATGCGCAAGGAGGCCTCGCTGGAGCTGGAGTACCAG GTTCTAGATGGAGCAGGATTAGATGTTGATTTTCATCTACTATCTCCAAAAGGTGAAACTCTCGTTTTTGATGAAAGAAAATCAGATGGAGTTCATAC GGTAGAAACAGAAGATGGAGATTACATGTTCTGCTTTGACAACACATTCAGTACCATTTCTGAAAAGGTGATTTTCTTTGAACTGATCTTGGACAATATGGGAGACGACGGACAAGATCAGGAAGACTGGAAGAAGTATGTTACAGGCACAGATCTCCTAGATATGAAATTGGAAGACATTCTG GAATCGATCAACAGTGTCAAAGCCAGATTAAGCAAGAGCGTCCAGATTCAGACACTGCTCAGAGCATTTGAGGCTCGTGACCGAAATATACAAGAAAGCAACTTTGACAGAGTGAATTTCTGGTCCATGGTCAACTTGGGAGTAATGGTGGTGGTATCAGCTGTTCAGGTTTACATGTTGAAAAGTCTCTTTGAAGATAAGAGGAAAAGTAGAACTTAA
- the CCDC18 gene encoding coiled-coil domain-containing protein 18 isoform X1: MEYSMWTCANSAADEGLLVNLQSLRNQLRKTEKNLQTVEEELSSTSNSECYGRCFDEVVDFTLEDLVQPNCNHRGLSNRKKNAGNASCQDFQRKPEAYSVSTTSDKTVEENEHLREKLDALHEQNASLVSQNQYLKNRVETMNFELMQLKTRISYLESTLGTHLVSIPKLKEQIVNLEAEVSAQDKILRDAEDELDQRRKTGMERENTLQRYKKGYKNLKMELIEQSKQGKRAEQQRNEALLNTEELTRAFKKYKEKMTEKLEKVKAEEIVLGKRLINCEKENEKLNEKCVSYRKDLDILEEQLRQLKEENHSTKEEIKTLEAKNIEMVSMLTRSDQKIIELENERSEKEIVLKEKNALISENAELRALTAQQHNRLKLCHQEIENSREELNILETIISQLSLSTSEEFKWHDLKHQLSGSSTKEAPSESCESNKPLIADLSIKLSMNEAEIQNPRANLTVCNGAGHLSNDNEGQENSRLCGLEMEPVKLIRSQGERRKCQQLELISKQFEKERQRFRKEIETLRTKLTKAEDKNSSLKTSMAQRASQFQVIQEDLLKKASKTSSLEREITKKSSQLSALEKQLEEKTTAYSAAAARNTELEQELMGKNRRIHELEMTISEEHEQIISAFEKAKLVHLEQHKEMEKQIELLQTQLEKKHQQFTEQEKIISILQQDVIHKQHHIESLDGLLIESREEMENQNIKKDQGLKVLKSQLTEETIKVRQLESALDVCKEEVALYLSQSQENKEMFENQLKKKSEEVHYLQKEIKLKDQNIHDASVQNILLQQTLHNQQQMLQQETIRNGELEDNQIKLEKQVSNLEQELQKQKAYAEDELRKAEEKLRLAAQEADLNRQKVDELNSTIRKIKLERDQCKNELTVMEKEVEQLKRDGEDKATQINQLDITLEEARSELNEKANEVNDLEDKLLQSETCHREALQKIAELESALENAHGELKITLTQLQELQDALQKAQSSLQEKHVAIMDLTTELRYCKGEIEDKNQELLDMDHALKERNWELKQRAAQITQLDMTVREHRGEMEQQIIQLECNLEKSELEIKECNKQIESLEKKLQHSKDELREKEFELLQRDHEINQLKKKIERKQQSLEAL; this comes from the exons ATGGAATATAGTATGTGGACTTGCGCTAATAGTGCTGCTGATGAAGGCCTGCTTGTAAACTTACAGTCATTGCGGAATCAGctgaggaaaactgaaaaaaatctacaaaCTGTAGAGGAAGAGCTTTCTAG CACTAGTAACAGTGAATGTTATGGCCGCTGCTTTGATGAAGTGGTAGATTTCACTCTGGAGGACCTTGTACAACCTAATTGCAACCATCGAGGCCTTTCCAACCGTAAGAAGAATGCTGGTAACGCATCTTGCcaggattttcaaaggaaacCTGAA GCTTACTCAGTATCTACGACTTCTGATAAAACTGTGGAAGAAAATGAACATCTTAGGGAGAAGCTGGATGCCCTTCATGAGCAAAATGCATCTTTGGTTTCTCAGAACCAATACCTAAAGAACAGAGTGGAAACAATGAACTTTGAATTGATGCAGTTAAAAACAAGA ATTTCTTATCTTGAATCGACTTTAGGTACACATTTAGTCAGCATTCCAAAGTTGAAAGAACAGATTGTAAACTTGGAAGCAGAAGTTTCAGCTCAAGATAAAATTCTGAG AGATGCAGAAGATGAACTGGATCAAAGACGGAAAACaggaatggaaagagaaaacacgTTGCAAAGATATAAAAAAGGCTATAAAAATCTGAAGATGGAGTTAATTGAACAAAGCAAGCAAGGAAAGAG AGCAGAACAGCAAAGAAATGAAGCTTTGTTGAACACAGAGGAACTGACAAGAGCTTTCAAAAAGTACAAagagaaaatgactgaaaaattagaaaag gTTAAAGCTGAAGAAATAGTCTTGGGAAAACGTTTAATtaattgtgaaaaagaaaacgagAAGTTGAATGAAAAGTGTGTCAGCTACAGAAAGGATCTAGACATCCTAGAAGAGCAATTAAG GCAATTAAAGGAAGAGAATCATAgcacaaaagaagaaattaagactCTAGAGGCAAAGAACATTGAAATGGTATCAATGCTGACTCGGTCTGATCAGAAGATCATTGAGCTTGAGAATGAACGTAGTGAAAAGGAAATAGTACTTAAAGAGAAGAATGCTCTAATAAGTGAAAACGCAGAGCTGAGAGCACTTACTGCACAGCAACATAACCGCTTGAAATTATGCCATCAGGAAATTGAGAATTCAAGGGAAGAGCTCAACATACTAGAAACCATTATTTCCCAGTTGTCTCTAAGTACATCTGAAGAG TTTAAATGGCACGACTTGAAACACCAGCTATCCGGTTCCTCAACAAAGGAAGCTCCCTCTGAATCTTGTGAATCAAATAAACCTTTGATTGCAGACCTAAG CATTAAACTGTCAATGAATGAAGCAGAAATTCAAAACCCTCGTGCAAACTTAACTGTCTGTAATGGAGCTGGGCATCTTTCTAATGATaatgaaggacaagaaaatagCAGGTTATGTGGCCTGGAAATGGAGCCTGTCAAATTGATCAGAAGTCAAGGAG agaggagaaaatgtcAACAGTTGGAACTCATCAGCAAACAATTTGAAAAGGAGAGGCAAAGATTCCGGAAAGAGATAGAAACGTTACGCACTAAACTGACAAAAGCAGAGGATAAGAATTCTTCTTTGAAGACCAGCATGGCTCAGAGAGCCAGTCAGTTTCAAGTCATACAGGAAGACCTATTGAAGAAGGCTTCAAAAACTAGTAGCTTAGAGAGAGAA ATAACAAAGAAATCTTCTCAACTTTCTGCACTTGAGAAGCAGTTGGAAGAGAAGACTACTGCTTAttcagctgctgcagcaagaAATACTGAGCTGGAACAGGAACTCATG GGAAAAAACAGACGCATTCACGAGTTGGAAATGACTATCAGCGAAGAACATGagcaaataatttctgcttttgaaaaagcaaagttGGTTCACTTGGAGCAGCACAAAGAGATGGAGAAACAGATTGAACTA CTTCAGACACAGCTGGAGAAGAAACATCAGCAATTCACTGAACAAGAGAAAATAATATCTATTTTGCAACAAGATGTTATACATAAACAGCATCACATTGAATCATTGGATGGGCTGCTGATAGAAAGCAGAGAG GAAATGGAAAATCAAAATATCAAGAAAGATCAAGGACTGAAGGTGCTGAAAAGTCAGTTAACAGAAGAAACAATCAAA GTGAGACAACTTGAGTCAGCACTAGATGTATGTAAGGAAGAAGTTGCACTGTATTTGAGTCAGTCACAAGAAAATAAGGAGATGTTTGAAAATCAGctcaaaaaaaagtctgaagag gttcattatttacagaaagaaataaaactaaaagatCAGAATATTCATGACGCAAGTGTACAAAATATTCTCCTACAACAAACTTTGCATAATCAGCAGCAAATGTTACAGCAAGAAACTATTAGAAATGGGGAGCTAGAAGATAATCAAATTAAACTTGAAAAACAG GTATCCAATTTGGAACAAGAGCTTCAGAAGCAGAAAGCGTATGCGGAAGATGAGTTgagaaaggcagaggagaaacTTCGCCTAGCTGCTCAGGAAGCAGATTTAAACAGACAGAAGGTGGATGAACTTAATAGTACAATCAG aaaaattaaattggaGAGGGATCAGTGCAAGAATGAACTTACTGTTATGGAAAAAGAAGTAGAGCAATTAAAACGAGATGGTGAAGACAAAGCAACGCAGATAAATCAGCTGGATATTACTTTGGAAGAAGCACGATCAGAGCTCAATGAAAAGGCAAATGAGG TGAATGATTTAGAAGATAAGCTGCTTCAAAGTGAGACTTGCCACAGGGAAGCCTTACAGAAAATAGCAGAATTGGAATCCGCATTAGAGAATGCCCATGGAgaattaaaaatcactttaacACAGCTTCAGGAATTGCAAGATGCATTACAGAAAGCACAGTCTTCTCTGCAGGAGAAACATGTTGCTATCATGGATCTAACAACTGAGCTCAG GTATTGCAAGGGAGAAATTGAAGACAAAAACCAAGAACTCCTTGACATGGACCATGCATTGAAAGAAAGGAATTGGGAACTGAAACAAAGAGCAGCTCAG
- the CCDC18 gene encoding coiled-coil domain-containing protein 18 isoform X2: MERENTLQRYKKGYKNLKMELIEQSKQGKRAEQQRNEALLNTEELTRAFKKYKEKMTEKLEKVKAEEIVLGKRLINCEKENEKLNEKCVSYRKDLDILEEQLRQLKEENHSTKEEIKTLEAKNIEMVSMLTRSDQKIIELENERSEKEIVLKEKNALISENAELRALTAQQHNRLKLCHQEIENSREELNILETIISQLSLSTSEEFKWHDLKHQLSGSSTKEAPSESCESNKPLIADLSIKLSMNEAEIQNPRANLTVCNGAGHLSNDNEGQENSRLCGLEMEPVKLIRSQGERRKCQQLELISKQFEKERQRFRKEIETLRTKLTKAEDKNSSLKTSMAQRASQFQVIQEDLLKKASKTSSLEREITKKSSQLSALEKQLEEKTTAYSAAAARNTELEQELMGKNRRIHELEMTISEEHEQIISAFEKAKLVHLEQHKEMEKQIELLQTQLEKKHQQFTEQEKIISILQQDVIHKQHHIESLDGLLIESREEMENQNIKKDQGLKVLKSQLTEETIKVRQLESALDVCKEEVALYLSQSQENKEMFENQLKKKSEEVHYLQKEIKLKDQNIHDASVQNILLQQTLHNQQQMLQQETIRNGELEDNQIKLEKQVSNLEQELQKQKAYAEDELRKAEEKLRLAAQEADLNRQKVDELNSTIRKIKLERDQCKNELTVMEKEVEQLKRDGEDKATQINQLDITLEEARSELNEKANEVNDLEDKLLQSETCHREALQKIAELESALENAHGELKITLTQLQELQDALQKAQSSLQEKHVAIMDLTTELRYCKGEIEDKNQELLDMDHALKERNWELKQRAAQITQLDMTVREHRGEMEQQIIQLECNLEKSELEIKECNKQIESLEKKLQHSKDELREKEFELLQRDHEINQLKKKIERKQQSLEAL, translated from the exons atggaaagagaaaacacgTTGCAAAGATATAAAAAAGGCTATAAAAATCTGAAGATGGAGTTAATTGAACAAAGCAAGCAAGGAAAGAG AGCAGAACAGCAAAGAAATGAAGCTTTGTTGAACACAGAGGAACTGACAAGAGCTTTCAAAAAGTACAAagagaaaatgactgaaaaattagaaaag gTTAAAGCTGAAGAAATAGTCTTGGGAAAACGTTTAATtaattgtgaaaaagaaaacgagAAGTTGAATGAAAAGTGTGTCAGCTACAGAAAGGATCTAGACATCCTAGAAGAGCAATTAAG GCAATTAAAGGAAGAGAATCATAgcacaaaagaagaaattaagactCTAGAGGCAAAGAACATTGAAATGGTATCAATGCTGACTCGGTCTGATCAGAAGATCATTGAGCTTGAGAATGAACGTAGTGAAAAGGAAATAGTACTTAAAGAGAAGAATGCTCTAATAAGTGAAAACGCAGAGCTGAGAGCACTTACTGCACAGCAACATAACCGCTTGAAATTATGCCATCAGGAAATTGAGAATTCAAGGGAAGAGCTCAACATACTAGAAACCATTATTTCCCAGTTGTCTCTAAGTACATCTGAAGAG TTTAAATGGCACGACTTGAAACACCAGCTATCCGGTTCCTCAACAAAGGAAGCTCCCTCTGAATCTTGTGAATCAAATAAACCTTTGATTGCAGACCTAAG CATTAAACTGTCAATGAATGAAGCAGAAATTCAAAACCCTCGTGCAAACTTAACTGTCTGTAATGGAGCTGGGCATCTTTCTAATGATaatgaaggacaagaaaatagCAGGTTATGTGGCCTGGAAATGGAGCCTGTCAAATTGATCAGAAGTCAAGGAG agaggagaaaatgtcAACAGTTGGAACTCATCAGCAAACAATTTGAAAAGGAGAGGCAAAGATTCCGGAAAGAGATAGAAACGTTACGCACTAAACTGACAAAAGCAGAGGATAAGAATTCTTCTTTGAAGACCAGCATGGCTCAGAGAGCCAGTCAGTTTCAAGTCATACAGGAAGACCTATTGAAGAAGGCTTCAAAAACTAGTAGCTTAGAGAGAGAA ATAACAAAGAAATCTTCTCAACTTTCTGCACTTGAGAAGCAGTTGGAAGAGAAGACTACTGCTTAttcagctgctgcagcaagaAATACTGAGCTGGAACAGGAACTCATG GGAAAAAACAGACGCATTCACGAGTTGGAAATGACTATCAGCGAAGAACATGagcaaataatttctgcttttgaaaaagcaaagttGGTTCACTTGGAGCAGCACAAAGAGATGGAGAAACAGATTGAACTA CTTCAGACACAGCTGGAGAAGAAACATCAGCAATTCACTGAACAAGAGAAAATAATATCTATTTTGCAACAAGATGTTATACATAAACAGCATCACATTGAATCATTGGATGGGCTGCTGATAGAAAGCAGAGAG GAAATGGAAAATCAAAATATCAAGAAAGATCAAGGACTGAAGGTGCTGAAAAGTCAGTTAACAGAAGAAACAATCAAA GTGAGACAACTTGAGTCAGCACTAGATGTATGTAAGGAAGAAGTTGCACTGTATTTGAGTCAGTCACAAGAAAATAAGGAGATGTTTGAAAATCAGctcaaaaaaaagtctgaagag gttcattatttacagaaagaaataaaactaaaagatCAGAATATTCATGACGCAAGTGTACAAAATATTCTCCTACAACAAACTTTGCATAATCAGCAGCAAATGTTACAGCAAGAAACTATTAGAAATGGGGAGCTAGAAGATAATCAAATTAAACTTGAAAAACAG GTATCCAATTTGGAACAAGAGCTTCAGAAGCAGAAAGCGTATGCGGAAGATGAGTTgagaaaggcagaggagaaacTTCGCCTAGCTGCTCAGGAAGCAGATTTAAACAGACAGAAGGTGGATGAACTTAATAGTACAATCAG aaaaattaaattggaGAGGGATCAGTGCAAGAATGAACTTACTGTTATGGAAAAAGAAGTAGAGCAATTAAAACGAGATGGTGAAGACAAAGCAACGCAGATAAATCAGCTGGATATTACTTTGGAAGAAGCACGATCAGAGCTCAATGAAAAGGCAAATGAGG TGAATGATTTAGAAGATAAGCTGCTTCAAAGTGAGACTTGCCACAGGGAAGCCTTACAGAAAATAGCAGAATTGGAATCCGCATTAGAGAATGCCCATGGAgaattaaaaatcactttaacACAGCTTCAGGAATTGCAAGATGCATTACAGAAAGCACAGTCTTCTCTGCAGGAGAAACATGTTGCTATCATGGATCTAACAACTGAGCTCAG GTATTGCAAGGGAGAAATTGAAGACAAAAACCAAGAACTCCTTGACATGGACCATGCATTGAAAGAAAGGAATTGGGAACTGAAACAAAGAGCAGCTCAG